From Medicago truncatula cultivar Jemalong A17 chromosome 7, MtrunA17r5.0-ANR, whole genome shotgun sequence, a single genomic window includes:
- the LOC25498589 gene encoding uncharacterized protein yields the protein MGDSKNKEKVSLKLLVNKETNKVLFAEAGKDFVDALFSFLTLPLGTIARLVQKDSKIGPVTIGCLNTLYQSVADLDKEVLWTEESRGLLLQPKSSSEHYCNTLKLNIDDTQPTAYFVCTNLETCIYRYFTTSINRNCACGVSMTRSISLEPFHKGFVNDFATFVVTDNLNVVPTASHYTSLDLVQNSGIKSMSSLKEMTVNVTKEKVLDLLKCSLLSNSPLTDIFVTKMKPSLERSLFLPSGYIHCSNFQITLNLVIRKSDKKILYAQGDQDFVDLLLSFLTFPLGALRCILGENSSLGSIDTLYNSIVNLEENKFLLSKEAKNRLVSPYGYLQFRSMKLGLSRPEDTGRYYCYYPQVSCKQSINNDPCFISEEFWRDIKKSREVKLVYTESDTASRKGFVKGPAMYLVTDDLILAPSSPISALHLINRLETPLTDVKEKVVTVGIQDCLNIFKASLISTSALTIGLSHLLTDVKEEK from the exons ATGGGTGATAgtaaaaataaggagaaagtGTCTTTGAAACTTCTTGTGAACAAAGAGACCAACAAAGTCTTGTTTGCTGAGGCAGGTAAAGACTTTGTGGATGCTTTATTTAGCTTCTTGACATTGCCTTTAGGAACCATTGCAAGACTTGTGCAGAAGGATTCAAAGATCGGGCCAGTTACTATCGGTTGTTTGAACACACTCTATCAAAGCGTGGCAGACCTCGACAAAGAAGTTCTGTGGACGGAGGAAAGTAGAGGATTGTTACTCCAGCCAAAAAGCTCATCTGAACATTATTGCAACACTCTTAAACTTAACATTGATGACACTCAGCCGACTGCGTATTTCGTATGTACCAATCTTGAAACATGCATCTATCGTTACTTCACTACTTCCATAAATAGAAATTGTGCATGTGGTGTTTCTATGACCCGATCAATTTCTCTGGAACCTTTTCACAAAGGATTTGTCAATGATTTTGCAACTTTTGTCGTTACTGATAATCTGAATGTCGTCCCAACTGCTTCGCATTATACAAGCCTTGATCTGGTTCAGAATTCTGGAATAAAAAGCATGAGTTCATTAAAAGAAATGACCGTCAATGTTACGAAGGAAAAg GTATTGGATCTATTAAAGTGTTCACTGCTTTCAAATTCGCCATTGACTGATATATTTGTAACGAAGATGAAACCATCCCTTGAGAGGTCATTGTTTTTGCCTTCTGGTTATATACACTGTAGTAACTTTCAAATCACCCTGAACTTGGTTATAAGGAAATCAgataagaaaatattatatgCACAAGGGGATCAAGATTTTGTAGACCTACTTCTAAGTTTTCTGACCTTTCCCTTGGGTGCCCTTAGATGTATTTTAGGAGAAAATTCTTCTTTGGGAAGTATTGATACTTTGTACAATAGCATTGTTAATttagaagaaaacaaatttttgttgTCAAAAGAAGCAAAGAATAGGCTTGTTTCTCCATACGGGTATCTGCAGTTCCGTTCTATGAAACTGGGTTTATCACGCCCAGAAGATACTGGTAggtattattgttattatccTCAAGTAAGTTGCAAACAAAGCATTAACAATGATCCATGTTTCATAAGTGAAGAATTTTGGAGGGACATTAAAAAATCAAGAGAAGTCAAACTAGTTTATACCGAATCAGATACTGCAAGTCGCAAAGGTTTTGTCAAAGGACCTGCAATGTACCTTGTTACCGATGACTTGATCTTAGCACCATCGTCTCCAATATCAGCTTTACATTTAATCAACCGTTTGGAAACTCCTCTTACTGATGTGAAGGAAAAAGTTGTCACTGTTGGCATCCAAGAT TGTCTAAATATATTTAAGGCGTCTTTGATCTCAACTTCAGCTCTCACAATTGGTCTAAGTCACTTGCTAACCGATGTTAAGGAAGAGAAATGA